From a single Rosa rugosa chromosome 7, drRosRugo1.1, whole genome shotgun sequence genomic region:
- the LOC133720861 gene encoding rust resistance kinase Lr10-like: MVGFSTVFYRTVFFYRIRTVSVFYRTVFYRLVLLQPIPSPLLYLKEGSIESECLTVRMALCILVLLVFWNYTLYLKKILKDDDKAVEEFLDAYKNLMPSRYSYSEIKTVTNDFKDKLGQGGFGSVYKGKLSNGHLVAVKMLNDSKSKGQDFINEVATIGRIHHVNVVQLIGFCSEGSKRALVYDFMPNGSLDRYILRDAEKDRTLSWDRMHEIALGVAHAIEYLHQGCDIQILHFDIKPHNILLDENFNSKISDFGLARFYPRDQNTIYVTAARGTRGYIAPEMFYKTIGGVSYKSDVYSFGMLLLEIAGRRKNLNAHAEHSSQIYFPSWIYDQLEKGLSIEIVVIY, from the exons ATGGTTGGATTTTCTACCGTCTTCTACCGCACCGTCTTCTTCTATCGCATTCGCACCGTCTCCGTCTTCTACCGCACCGTCTTCTACCGACTTGTACTGCTACAGCCGATTCCATCCCCTCTATT ATACTTGAAAGAAG GATCGATTGAGTCTGAGTGTCTGACTGTACGAATGGCACTCTGCATCCTTGTTTTGCTGGTTTTCTGGAACTACACACTGTATTTGAAAAAGATCCTGAAGGATGATGATAAGGCCGTTGAAGAATTCTTGGATGCATACAAGAATCTTATGCCCAGCAGGTATTCATATTCAGAAATTAAAACGGTCACGAATGATTTCAAAGATAAACTTGGTCAGGGAGGTTTTGGTTCTGTTTATAAAGGAAAGCTATCAAATGGTCATCTTGTTGCAGTAAAGATGTTGAATGATTCCAAAAGTAAGGGGCAAGATTTCATCAATGAAGTTGCCACAATAGGAAGAATTCATCATGTCAATGTGGTGCAACTAATTGGATTCTGTTCCGAGGGGTCTAAAAGAGCTCTTGTTTATGATTTCATGCCTAATGGATCCCTCGACAGATATATATTACGGGATGCGGAAAAAGATCGTACACTAAGTTGGGATAGAATGCATGAGATAGCTCTAGGGGTGGCTCATGCAATTGAATATCTACACCAGGGATGTGATATCCAAATTCTACATTTTGATATTAAGCCCCACAACATTCTCCTTGATGAAAACTTTAATTCCAAAATTTCAGACTTCGGGCTTGCAAGATTTTACCCGAGAGATCAGAACACTATTTATGTTACTGCAGCAAGAGGCACAAGGGGATATATAGCTCCAGAAATGTTCTACAAAACTATTGGTGGTGTTTCCTACAAATCTGATGTTTATAGCTTCGGAATGTTGTTACTGGAAATAGCAGGGCGGAGGAAAAACTTGAATGCACATGCAGAACATTCGAGCCAAATATATTTTCCTTCGTGGATCTATGATCAACTGGAAAAGGGATTAAGCATTGAAATTGTCGTAATATATTAG